Proteins found in one Oryza glaberrima chromosome 4, OglaRS2, whole genome shotgun sequence genomic segment:
- the LOC127771824 gene encoding uncharacterized protein LOC127771824 produces MVSRSKQALATPLSLFLLHLLLAALALRLVAVASASVVISVAEEAENNATAPWTTEERLVVVVELGSAAARQLQLGGGVELHHRRRELAGKIPFGPLRPDGSACRPHCPAKSGLPYTRDCKVIYLCGRGR; encoded by the coding sequence ATGGTGAGCAGAAGCAAGCAGGCGCTGGCGACGCCGCtgtctctcttcctcctccacctgctGCTTGCTGCTCTCGCCCTTCGTCTCGTCGCCGTAGCATCAGCCAGCGTCGTCATCagcgtggcggaggaggccgagaaCAACGCGACGGCGCCGTGGACGACAGAAGAAAGGTTAGTGGTGGTGGTCGAgctcgggtcggcggcggcacgtCAGCTGCAGCTGGGCGGAGGAGTGGAGCttcatcaccggcggcgcgaGCTGGCCGGGAAGATCCCATTTGGTCCGTTGCGTCCTGACGGGAGCGCCTGCAGGCCGCACTGCCCCGCGAAGTCAGGCCTGCCGTACACCAGGGACTGCAAGGTGATCTACCTGTGTGGCAGGGGtcgctaa
- the LOC127769465 gene encoding LOW QUALITY PROTEIN: F-box protein At5g10340-like (The sequence of the model RefSeq protein was modified relative to this genomic sequence to represent the inferred CDS: inserted 1 base in 1 codon), with amino-acid sequence MCDYVMRPARRQRTDGGGGCGGGNMEIPNDLLICEVLTRLPVKSLLRFRSVCRSWRDAVADPAFVRRHLELSRAATPPSTTVLAVHTRMDHDPDDRAAPEDVVSFHRVRLGQSPAAAAAAIVELMHEEALECAGIHLFASHCDGLVAVAAXRGEDLRVQPRHQGVLPPAAGRPQRPEQRDGGSRLRPLHRQVRRRQMLLPARRILPRRGHRRVAVSGVRH; translated from the exons ATGTGCGATTACGTGATGCGTCCGGCGAGACGGCAGCGgacagacggcggcggcggctgcggcggcggcaacatgGAGATCCCGAACGACCTACTGATCTGCGAGGTGTTGACGAGGCTGCCCGTGAAATCCCTCCTGCGGTTCAGGTCGGTGTGCCGTTCGTGGCGCGACGCCGTGGCGGACCCCGCCTTCGTGCGCCGCCACCTCGAGCTCTCccgcgccgcgacgccgccgtcgacgacggtgCTCGCCGTCCACACGCGCATGGACCATGACCCAGACGACAGAGCGGCGCCCGAGGACGTGGTCAGCTTCCACCGTGTCCGTCTAGGACAgtctcctgccgccgccgccgccgccatcgtcgagcTGATGCACGAGGAGGCTCTGGAGTGCGCCGGCATCCACCTGTTCGCCTCGCACTGCGacggcctcgtcgccgtcgcgg acCGCGGGGAAGATCTTCGTGTGCAACCCCGCCACCAAGGAGTTCTTCCTCCTGCCGCCGGGAGGCCGCAACGGCCCGAGCAACGAGACGGCGGCTCTCGGCTTCGACCCCTGCACCGGCAGGTACGTCGTCGCCAGATGCTTCTTCCGGCGCGACGTATACTACCGCGACGAGGACACCGGCGTGTTGCAGTATCTGGAGTACGACATTAA
- the LOC127770817 gene encoding putative F-box protein At3g52320, translating to METTNARPEKRHRIAAAAAAVPDDVLFSNILVHLPVKSLARLKCVSRSWLAAVEDPAFVRRHLELSRARPSAMIVVVPPKDGSISFHRFRQLQVVDTTPTMDDSSSSSSEVELMLERAFPDGVEIDVATHCDGLIAVTTDAGETFVCNPATKELVTLPLGISCHNGCVVWDRYFHRRYPNRAGVAEIGHEIFVLGGGGAGSWEATEDPPPTSAIVPSTPPACIGGCFYWCTNEDVGNPSMLLRFSLHSHKFDMVPCHPGCSSDVFAFNTVSELDGKLCYTHTATETTKTTSRLWMLLHRCRRLRELRLPAGGRRGAHLTVGG from the exons ATGGAGACGACCAACGCGCGCCCGGAGAAGCGCCACcggatcgccgccgcggcggctgccgtTCCAGACGACGTTCTGTTCTCCAACATCTTGGTGCACCTCCCGGTGAAATCCCTCGCTCGTCTCAAGTGCGTGAGCCGATCttggctcgccgccgtcgaggaccCCGCGTttgtccgccgccacctcgagcTGTCCCGCGCGAGGCCGTCGGCGAtgatcgtcgtcgtccctcccAAGGATGGCAGTATAAGCTTCCACCGCTTCCGACAACTACAGGTAGTGGACACGACACCAACCATGGACgacagcagcagtagcagcagcgagGTTGAGCTGATGCTCGAGAGGGCGTTCCCGGATGGGGTCGAGATAGACGTCGCCACGCACTGCGACGGCCTTATCGCCGTCACGACGGACGCCGGCGAGACATTCGTCTGCAACCCAGCCACCAAGGAGCTCGTCACGCTGCCGCTCGGCATCAGCTGCCACAACGGCTGCGTCGTCTGGGATCG GTACTTCCACCGGCGCTACCCAAACAGGGCCGGCGTCGCCGAAATCGGGCATGAGATCTTcgttctcggcggcggcggcgccggctcaTGGGAGGCCACCGAGGATCCACCACCAACCAGCGCCATCGTGCCCAGCACTCCGCCGGCTTGCATCGGAGGGTGCTTCTACTGGTGCACCAACGAGGACGTCGGCAACCCGAGCATGTTGCTCCGGTTTAGCCTTCACAGCCACAAGTTCGACATGGTTCCATGCCATCCGGGCTGCTCATCCGACGTCTTCGCATTCAACACCGTGTCGGAGCTGGACGGTAAGCTGTGCTACACCCACACAGCCACGGAGACGACGAAGACGACCTCCCGTCTCTGGATGCTGCTGCATCGATGTCGGCGACTACGTGAGCTGCGTCTCCCCGCTGGTGGCCGGCGGGGAGCACATCTTACTGTCGGTGGATGA
- the LOC127769959 gene encoding uncharacterized protein LOC127769959 — protein sequence MNDGTFTIVPLPQSVTFMDVDFDSISELGGELCYTQRTSGTAYNIWTLQLPGDEEEEGHRWSLRWRVDFRRRVGVVLPLAVSDDGGTLTVYEHRVGIHRLDGGRESHPEKVVDMAAVTRGLVGQWIAGYGCARQCGGSGDHDREQCDGGGAAHDRMQCGDGDYYCERCGGDGDYCERCGADDEDYWEQCGGDDGDGDGDGIGEPLGLGQGDHGDHDGDEYDDGYDYDGEEEYWYLQGGRYKPLRPALRSLFAYVPSLVKID from the exons ATGAACGACGGGACGTTCACTATTGTCCCGCTCCCCCAGAGTGTCACCTTCATGGACGTCGACTTCGACTCCATATCCGAGCTTGGTGGCGAGCTGTGCTACACCCAGAGAACCTCGGGGACGGCTTACAACATCTGGACGCTGCAGCTGCcgggggacgaggaggaggagggccacCGGTGGTCGCTGCGGTGGCGCGTCGACTTCCGCCGCCGGGTCGGCGTCGTCCTGCCGCTCGCCGTGTCAGACGACGGCGGCACGCTGACCGTGTACGAGCACAGGGTGGGGATCCACCGGCTCGACGGCGGCCGGGAGAGCCACCCGGAGAAGGTGGTGGACATGGCTGCCGTGACGCGGGGTCTTGTCGGCCAATGGATCGCTGGCTATGGTTGTGCTCGGCAATGTGGCGGATCAGGCGATCATGATCGCGAGCAATgcgacggtggtggcgctgCTCATGATCGCATGCAGTGTGGCGACGGCGA CTATTACTGCGAgcgatgcggcggcgacggcgattaTTGTGAGCGATgtggcgccgacgacgaggattATTGGGAGCAATGTGGTGGTGACGAtggtgatggcgatggcgatggaaTCGGGGAGCCATTGGGTTTGGGCCAAGGTGACCATGGAGATCATGACGGTGACGAATATGACGACGGATACGATTATGATGGTGAGGAGGAATATTGGTACCTACAAGGTGGCAGATACAAACCATTGCGACCTGCCCTGCGAAGTCTTTTCGCTTACGTGCCAAGTCTGGTGAAGATAGACTAG